DNA sequence from the Pseudoliparis swirei isolate HS2019 ecotype Mariana Trench chromosome 6, NWPU_hadal_v1, whole genome shotgun sequence genome:
GTACTGTACTGTGTTGTACGGTGTTGTACTGTACTGTGTTGTACTGTGTTGTACTGTACTGTGTTGTACGGTGTTGTACTGTGTTGTACTGTTCTGTGTTGTACAGTGCCTTTTTGTACCTTGTTGTTCTCTGTTGTACAGTGGTGTACAATGTTGTACTGTGTTGTACTGCATTGTACCATGTTGTACACGTTGGATATGTTGTACCTGTTGTTGTACTGTGTTGTTATTGCTAGACTGCAGATTACAATCTTTGCCACTTGGGGGAGGTAAATATTAACCCACTGTCTAAAAAGCTGATGAGCATTGAACAGAACAAGTTTTGTATTGTCTTTGACATAATTTATCAAGCCATTAAACCAATAAACATTGGGGAAATAGTGGGTAAAGTCGTTTTCAATTTTCACATTTACttaatgtttttcttatttattcaaATGGCTGTTAACTTTATGATGTTTACTAATAAGGAATCACATTCCAGTTATGTACTGATGGGGTGCATCATCCAACTGTGATGGTTCTAATGAATGCCACAAGCCCCGTACCCACTCCATTAAATGGAAGGATTTACAGACTAAGGTCCAAATGTAATTAGTAGCATTTAACAGCAGAAAATGTAAAGTAAGTTGCACTTCAATCATCTTTTGGTTCTTAaacttttattatgtttttgatATGTCAAAtgttaattacatttaatataaCAAATGTGGTTACTTTCCTTGTTTAAAATGAACTATGAACAAGAAACAAATTAATAACATACAGACAGTTATGAACCAATAAGACTGTTTATTTTAATGGCCCTAGCCATGGCAGGGAATTAAGTTAGGCAATCATCTTCTCTGCAATGGGGATGGGTCCCAGGGTGACATCACCTTCCCATTCGAATACTAGAAAGTAGGACAAAAGACACATGTGCCACATTATGCACCACTGTGATTATCTCACTTACCATGATGGTGGTATCATAACATCAACAATGATGTAAAAATATGTTGACTTCAAATGCGTAAGACAATTAATTGTTATTAACATACCTTCAGACACATCACGTATCTTTCTTCCAAGATTGGATGCAGGGTTGTagccgctgccgccgccgccgccgccaccgccgccgccgtggaCACCGTGACTACCGTGGCCACCGTGACCACCGTGAATACCGTGGCTGCCGCGGGCACTGTggtagccgccgccgccgccgccaccgccaccgACGCCGTAGCCGCCACCGACGCCGCCGACGCTAAGACCGCTGCTACCGCTGCTGACGCTGCCACTAAGGCCGCTGCCAGCCCAGTTACCACCCTTTACAGCGTCAGGTGGTGGCAAATCGGCAGATTCACAGCTGCCACAAACTGAGTCAATTTTGCTGGCCTCGTGCCACCTACGAAAGACAGATGCAAGCAGTTAATACCATATCAATCCTCCAATCACACTATATAATGCACACATGTAGACTCACCCGTTGTTCCAAGAACAAGCTCTATGCTCAGGATCGATAGAAGAGGAAGCAGATGTTGCTTTCAAGTGGCAAGTGATGTAGAGCTGTTGGATACAGGTTTTAGATCATCATTAGATGCATTTTTGGTGAGTTTGATAATAACATTTTGATATAACAGAATATATTAAATGCTCACCAGACCACTTTCAGCATTCTGGAACCTGAAGGCCTCCAACTGGTACTGAAGCTTGTTGTCTGCAGAGCGAAGCATGAACTTAGAGTTGGAGCCTGTGAGCCTTGCATCGAGCAAACACCTGCAAACAGAGAAAACATATACATTAACATTAGAGATGCGAAAAAAATGCATTAGTGATAATCAGTTCTCACTGTATCGAATAACTTCAATGAAACCATTAAAGTGCCTTACCCATGGTTATCAATGAAGGCATATCTGGGGTTGGCGGATGTGTCAGGTTCCAGAGTAGCTACGCAGCTGTCCACATATATACGGAGGGGCACGTGGAAGTACTGCTTGACGACAGCTTCAATATTGATGGTGTCTCCCAGGAAATATTGGTAGCTTGGCCTCTCATATTGCCAGTCGTCTGTACAATGATATAATTAAATTGTTAGCAATGTtgacacacatatattatttaaaatacacaGTTCCACAAAATTAACTCAGATACATTGTTCTCTTACTCACCAGTCATGAGTTTCAGAGTGAAGTACAGGAATTCCTCTGCCATCTTAACCGCAGAAAATGGGATCCACAGGGGATCAAGAGCAAGGCTGCTCACATTGTGCTTCCTAAaggatgaaatatatttatattgaatgcaGACTGAAGTAATACTCACATTATTGTGCATCTGCTAATGAAATGAGCTAATCAGATTGAGTAATCCATATATACTGCATTTGGCCAATTGATAAGATATTAGATATTAGTTTTAAGTGactatgttattttatttattcatttttgtaTCTGTTTATTACCACACATCTAACTCATAGTTTACATACCTTGGGTAGTGGCATTCCACAATTACAGCAGCCTGGCTGGTCCTCACAACAGGAGATGCGCCCAGAGGTTGGGGAATGTAGTTCATGGTGAAGGTGTAGATGAGGGAATCCTCGGTcatctaaataaatattagaACAAACAGATAGCATCATACATGAACATATTGTAcaatactttgaattaattgtcCTTAAACAATGTATTTTTCAGTGACTGGCATCTTACCCCCAATGAGCTGAGACAATTCTGCAGCTCAGCCTCAAAGATCAACACTTGACCAGCAGAGTCCTCTGCGACAGCACCACAGTTTCCCAGAGTAAGGTCAGCTGCATTGATGAACTGGCCAATTCCAAACATGTCCTTCTTGACTTCCACATGGACAGCACTCTCTCTACACTCAACAGAGACAGATGCAACAGCAACAGGATATCTCAGCTCGAAAGGCACTTCAACTGCTGCTTCGGGCTGGGGATCTTCAGGGTAAATCCAGGTGAGAGGTTTCTCAAACGTCTGCTTTGCCTGTTGAGGTTCATAAGGCACCTGTTTGGGTGATGATGGCCTCTGGTATGGTTTCTGACGGTAACCCCCCTGTTGAGCCTCACAAAAGCTGCCAAACAAGGCTAGTACCAAAAGGCACACGACAGTATACTTCATCACCATGGCTTCACAGTTCACTAGGTGCTGTAGGGATAAGTCGAATAGTGCCCCTGCTTTTATATTCGAGTGAGCATGTTTACTCCCATTAAATCCCTGCCCTCTCTGTTGGTCATTCGCTATCAGAGCTGCTGAGAGTAAACCTCCACCAATGAAATGATTGCACCTGTAATACCACTCTGATGAGGCATCCTTAGCTCGGTTTAGATTATTCATTATTTGAATGGATACAATGCCACTGTACCAAGAATGAACAAGAAGTGTgtacaaatattatttaaacataaaacCATGCAGGTGCACAAATCATTGTGAAGAAAATGTcccaaattaaatgaaaatgagggtaattttttatttatttaactgtaTTCATTAAgttgttttaatttgtgcagTTGTGAGAAAAGATAAATAGTTGTTTGACATGCACTCAGAAAGTAGCGGTCACAGAACGGTCACGCTGACCCTGGGTTAGGTCTACTTGCCCTCAGCATGAcatgtcaaactatttttttttgccaaagTACATTTTGAGAAAGGCTTCAAATCAATATGGCTCCAACCAGACTGGCGGCGGATTTGTGGGAGGGTATTTGATTTCTGTGAGTGGGCCCAAAGTAAACACAAAGGACGCACGTGTATTGATCAGGctgaatataaaaatgtaaccaCATTGGCCCCGGCCCCACGAGTATTTTGGTATTTTTGCCTGTTTAAGCGTTATGTATGCAAAGTAAAAATGATTGGTTGTTATTTGATTTGACAATATCGCCTAAATGTTATGTCAGGACCATGGACAGCACTGTTTGTTGAACACTATGTCACGGTGGCCCTGTCCGGAGCACCGAATGAAAGCATTGAATACATTACGCAGAGAACCTTCACTTTTGAACCAGTGGCCTGACTGAAGTCTCTGGCCAAGGGTTCCTATGATAAATTATGTGGCATTACTAAAATGATGTTTTCTAAGTTATCAAAGTGGATTCAACATGATATCACTTAATActgtgagtaaaaaaaaaaatgcaagtaAACGTTCTTTACCTTGTCGAACAAATGCACATTTCTGCATTTGTCAGTTTCAAGTATCTTAACTCTTTGTATAAAACTTTCTGTTTCAAGTTAAGAGGATTACAATTCAAAATTGTTTTAACTTATATGTAAAGGTTAACTTAACTGATACTTTTTAGTTGGTTGTTTCTCTTAAAACTTTACACTGTATTCTTACTTCTGTCCCCAAATGTATCGTTTAtttgaaaaacacaatttaTACATAAACTTAAACATTGAATTGTACATCTCAAACATGCCTTTGAACCCAAGTTGCTGGGTTTAACACATTTGTCCcacaggtggaggacaggtggagtggGTTGTACAACGAACAGAATGTGAGATAAATACAACTCGTTCAGAAATTgtcaaaatagaaaaaagaaaatgttgtgcaGTAAACAATCAAAAAGCAGATGAGTTAATCACATAGTTACAAAATTGTGAGTAAAATAATCAACACATTTCTCAAAAGTTTGTCTTTGTTATGAacgttttttaaagattttacaGGTTTAAACTACCAAATCTACGGTTTTGTCACATTTgaggtttttaaatgtttaaattttCATTCTTATGTGACTTGCTTTGTCCATACATGACATGTACAGACCTGATGAAAACTGTACAGGTCATGTATGGACAGACTTGATGAAAACTGTATAGGTCATGTATCGACAGACCTGATGAAAACATGAACAGTGACTAAGTGGAGATCAAAGTAGGAGtccaaaataacagcttgatGTCAGGGTGTGTATTCATTTGTCTACAGGCGATATCAGAACAGTTTATGTCTGGGCCCATGGCTTCTTGCTGAGCATTGgtctgtgtggcagctgtctctaatttggcctcggctgctggtgatatacaatcagtcagcagccgaggccgccctcataaaagctcccagttgatagtggaggaggaaagtgagcagaggcgtagTCTGCTCACTTTCCTCCTCCACTCgcaactgggagcttttatgagggcggcctcggctgctgactgattgccaatcaccagcagccgaggccaaattagagacagctgccacagtctgGTTTACTGTTCAGGAACTCAAAGCAGTACTTACAGTAATAGTATCCAGTTAGCAGTAGATTGCCCTAAGTAACTTGACAATTGCTGTGCTCGTGTAGGAAAAGCGTATCCTCCACTACCACAATCACTTTTGAGACTTACAAACGAAATACATCACACAGACCTTTGTGTCCAGTCTTCACTTTACCCTGCATTTATTTCATTATGACGTTGAGGGTTTCTCATTTAACGAACATAGAACttagtatattattattattattatatttatcattattattgtttttattattattattattattattattatatatatataatcttacACTTAAAGACTTATGACTTTGCGGTTTTAGAGAGCATACAAGTCTTATTAAATATCACCTCATTGTAATATGAATAGACAATAatttatgtttcatgttactATGGTTACCATAGTCACATTTCAACTTAAAACAAGTCAATGTGGTTAATGTCTTAATGCAATGTCTTTCATTACACATCTGGATTATGTCCAAATATTCCTCTGGAAGATAGCAAGAAAGAACAAATATGTAACTTTCAATAAAGGTCTTCCTAATACTATGTCAACTTCTCCATGGTGCTCCTTGTATTGTGAGACTTCTGTATATAGTTTGAGTTACAAGCTATTCAACATGGAAAGACTTGCCATATACCCAGACACCGTCTGCTTTACTTATTCTTTAAAATGGACAGATTAGGATGCTACTTTAGGTTGTTGTGGATACTTGTcaattccattttatttttttgtcacgGTCTAGATGTTGTACACTGAGTGAAAAGAAGAGGTATTTGTTCTGTCCTGCTGCACAAATAGAGCCTGACCTGCACATTGTAGGTCACACAGACCCTGTGAAGGTTCTTGTTTGGAAGTTGCATAAACAAGTTGGAATTTCTTTCATTTAGATCAATAATCTGCAAGCTTTTTGTAGTTACCATGGATTAcatactaataaataaatatgaatcttTATTAAATAAGAAGTTTACTATTATGTGTTCTGTTATAATCTCCTGATGCAATATCTTTGATATTCCTGTAATTTGTTCTCTGTTTGTTGGCATTACTTCTAATCTCTTCAGTGCATCACCACAGACCAAACAGTAACTGGAGCATTTGATTGGTAGTTGAGCGCGGCAAATAGGGTGCTCGTTGTTAACAAGTCAACATGTCCAATACCTTATAAAAGTCAGTAAATTCACACCATAGTTTTTACAGAATTTGGTGTTCTAGGTGAATCAGTGTGCTGTGACAATGAAGTTGATTTTTGGTTGTCTTCTGGCAGTTGCCTTGCTTGGCTGTCTGGCTGATGCTCAATATCCCATTAAGCAGAAGAACCAGCTGCCTCCGCAGAGGCCCGTGGTGCTTCCGCAGAAGCCCGTGGTGCCTCAGCAGAGGCCCCAGCAGACTCAGCAGAGGCCCGAGCAGACTCAGCAGAGGCCCCAGCAGACTCAGCAGAGGCCCCAGTTCAGCAAGACGCCCGAGCAGACCCCAGATTCATTTCACAAATGTGAGGTTGAAGATCGCTTCAAGATACAGTGTGGAATTCGTGGCACCGATTCTGTAGAATGTTCTGACATAAACTGCTGCTTTGATGGAGGCATGTGCTATTATGGCAAATCTGGTAAGTAATGTTCTATTCCTTTCAGAATTAAATGGATATCTATGAGGAGTATATCAAGAGCACTCATCTTTGCTTTCAAATGTGTTGTTCACAGTGACTCTTCAGTGCACCAAGGATGCCCAAATGATTGTGGTGGTGGCAAGAGATGCCACGCTACCCCATATCGACTTGCCGTCAGTTAGTTTCCTTGGAGACGAGCCAATGTGCGAGGCTGTTGGTGTCACTTCAGCTTTTGCCATCTACCAGTTCCCTCTCACTGCCTGCGGCACATTATTGATGGTAAATGTTGCAACTCATTTGACTGTTCAATTTGATTGCCATTCATTTTTGTCGAGTCGTGATAAAAATTTAAACACCATGTCAATTTACTGTAGGAGGAGCCCGGCGTTGTTATCTATGAGAACAGGATGTCCTCCTTATTTGAAGTCGCTTTGGGACCCTACGGAGTAATCACCAGGGACAGCCAATATGagtatgttttttctttctttaacacGGTGGTcagaacattaaaataaatacttctACTGCTTAGCTAAGGCTTTACGTTTTCAGACAATTCAGTGCTATCCAGAAGATACAGTAAACTGACCTTGAAGTCACTAcaatgggttagggttagttaaTTGTGATATTTTACAAGTCAAACTCCatttgttttttgactgacTGACATAAATCTTATTTCTTGTCTTAGGCTGCTTGTACAGTGTAGATATTACGGCACCGCAGTTCAGGCTCTGGTCGTTGAGGTTGGCGGTCTTCCTGCACCACCCCCAGTTGCAGCTCCTGGACCTCTGCGTGTGGAGCTGAGGCTGGGCAACGGACAGTGTACTGCCAAGGGTTGTTTGGAAGGTTAGTGTGAAGAAGATATTGTGTaaggtttatttttaattttgccATGATAGTGTCAGCACCCCAATCTTTCTGCCTAAACAGAAGCGGTCGCCTACAACTCCTTTTACGTGGATTCTGACTACCCCGTCACAAAGGTGCTCAGGGACCCTGTGTACGTTGAAGTCCGAATTCTGGAGAGGACTGATCCCAACCTTGTCTTGACTCTTGGAAGATGTTGGGCAACTTCTAACCCCTACCCTCATAGTTTTCCTCAGTGGGACTTGCTGATTGATGGGTAAGAGTAACTGACTTGGAATAGTGATTTATTACAGTTTTTAATGTTATACTCAGTCCATATTCCACACTCTCTCTTCTTGCCACAGCTGCCCATACAGTGATGACCGTTATCGTACCGCCCGGATCCCTATGGATCTCTCACAAGATGTCTCGTACCCAACCCACTACAAACGTTTTGTTTTCAAGATGTTCACATTTGTAGCTCCTGAACTTGCCACTCCAGGCAAGGGAACTCCGAAAGATCAAAGCAAGGGAGGTGCAGATCCACAGATTATGGTTCCTCTCAACGAAAAGGTATAGGATCCAGCTATCGAAGAAAGGTTTTTGGCTTAGTTTAGTTttcatattatttgtatatcaCCGTatctaataataaacatttgtttttttactagGTGTATATCCACTGCGACACAGCTGTGTGCCAACTCACTATTAACAATTCATGTGAAGCCAGATGCTCAAGAAAAAGTAAGTCGGATGGTATATTTGATGATATATATAACAGTAATATAGTGTAAGTCTGTTTTCCTAGTTTTGACTAAAAGTAATCCAGAGAGCTAAATAGATTGCGCTTTTCAATTGTTAGAAAGGAACAGTATGGTTTGTGGTATAGAGATccctaaaaaatattttctgaaCAGATTCTTATCAAAAGGGTAAATGGTGTCCATTATCTTGTGTCTTAACCTCAAGTATGACAGTAACTGACCATTGCAATTTATTGTACACAGGGAGAGATGTTGCTGCATCAAGCCTGgcaggtaccagagaggagaccacatTGGTTAGCAGTCACGAGCTTATCATCGTCAATGAACGCAAGAGTCTGCAGTAATAGCATGCATACAGAACTGTATCATGTTATAAAAGTGATCGAGTTTCAAATAAATCTCTAAATTGCTGAATTATGTGTTCTTGTTTCTTAAAATGTTATTCACATACATATTTGCTTGTGACTTCACAGAGGTACCCTAAAAGCTAATATAATTATTGTAGAAAATACATCTGAATATGCTTCAGCATGAATGTCTTGACATCAGAAGATCAGATCAGATGCTACTTTGTTTTCTGACAGTAATGTGAGGGTACCAAAATAAAGAGACAATATTGTGTCTGTCAAAAGCCTTTTTGCCATGAAGTCTTGTCAATAAGAATTTGGGACTAAACTGAAACCACTAATTATATATAGAAGCTGACTTAACCTTACCTATTTACATCTTGAATTAAGCtaatacaacattaaaacaatgtCTGATTGATTCTAATAGAACTTGCATACATCCTAACTAATACAGTGGTACATTTATATAAACtaataacacattttaagaCAGTAATTTAGTGAAGCatgaatcaatataaatataaagactAATTTACATAATCGGTGGTTCAACAATCGTTCCCAGCCTGAGGCTCAGGTTCCCCACAAGGgaaaacatgaaagaaaaaacatttttcaGGAGGACAAAATGTGTTCATTATAATCCAACTCAAAACCTGAAGATGTTCAGAACTTGGAGTTATCTAGCCTTCACCATAAAACCACGTCTCTTATAATATCACAGCCTATGACGTAATCTATAATATTACTCACACAACCATGGTTGTTGTACCAAAAACTAGATCAATTTCATTTCCCATGAAACCATATGTACGTAGGCCGAAACACTTCATTTCCCAGAAACCTTCAGCGGACGGGAAGCTGACGTACTACGTCATCACCTCGCAACGACCAATGAGCTTTACAGAAAACGCGGAATCAAATTGTGATTGGACCTTGAATACGCCCGTTTGTCTCAGTGAGTGCAAATCACTTGATCATGCACGTGCGACTATTAACGGTCGCTTGTTGTTACCCCTCTTATGAGGCTCGGATCATCAAGCTATGTTTTGCTCTTCCGGCTGAGTAGAATAACCAGGGAGGTGCGGTTGCCTGTTAGTCCCTTATGCCGGTTCAGAACAACGTTTCACACCggacctccttcacttcctcttcGGGAACTCACGATGCAGTCGAGTCGCAGTgtaaccagcagcagcagcagcggcggcggcgggggcagCGGGGGCAGAGCTGAGAAGCAAGGGCCGGGGCTTTGCAACAACACCCAGCCTGTCCCCGCAGAACACGGGGGTCCTCTGGCCGC
Encoded proteins:
- the LOC130195766 gene encoding zona pellucida sperm-binding protein 3-like, with the protein product MVMKYTVVCLLVLALFGSFCEAQQGGYRQKPYQRPSSPKQVPYEPQQAKQTFEKPLTWIYPEDPQPEAAVEVPFELRYPVAVASVSVECRESAVHVEVKKDMFGIGQFINAADLTLGNCGAVAEDSAGQVLIFEAELQNCLSSLGMTEDSLIYTFTMNYIPQPLGASPVVRTSQAAVIVECHYPRKHNVSSLALDPLWIPFSAVKMAEEFLYFTLKLMTDDWQYERPSYQYFLGDTINIEAVVKQYFHVPLRIYVDSCVATLEPDTSANPRYAFIDNHGCLLDARLTGSNSKFMLRSADNKLQYQLEAFRFQNAESGLLYITCHLKATSASSSIDPEHRACSWNNGWHEASKIDSVCGSCESADLPPPDAVKGGNWAGSGLSGSVSSGSSGLSVGGVGGGYGVGGGGGGGGGYHSARGSHGIHGGHGGHGSHGVHGGGGGGGGGGSGYNPASNLGRKIRDVSEVFEWEGDVTLGPIPIAEKMIA
- the LOC130195858 gene encoding zona pellucida sperm-binding protein 4-like, with the translated sequence MKLIFGCLLAVALLGCLADAQYPIKQKNQLPPQRPVVLPQKPVVPQQRPQQTQQRPEQTQQRPQQTQQRPQFSKTPEQTPDSFHKCEVEDRFKIQCGIRGTDSVECSDINCCFDGGMCYYGKSVTLQCTKDAQMIVVVARDATLPHIDLPSVSFLGDEPMCEAVGVTSAFAIYQFPLTACGTLLMEEPGVVIYENRMSSLFEVALGPYGVITRDSQYELLVQCRYYGTAVQALVVEVGGLPAPPPVAAPGPLRVELRLGNGQCTAKGCLEEAVAYNSFYVDSDYPVTKVLRDPVYVEVRILERTDPNLVLTLGRCWATSNPYPHSFPQWDLLIDGCPYSDDRYRTARIPMDLSQDVSYPTHYKRFVFKMFTFVAPELATPGKGTPKDQSKGGADPQIMVPLNEKVYIHCDTAVCQLTINNSCEARCSRKRRDVAASSLAGTREETTLVSSHELIIVNERKSLQ